One part of the Dermacentor andersoni chromosome 2, qqDerAnde1_hic_scaffold, whole genome shotgun sequence genome encodes these proteins:
- the LOC126542825 gene encoding uncharacterized protein isoform X1, translating to MEKKCCVKNCRTNSGKNTKDILFFNFPKAQNQRKEWEKAINVRCFKSNNATLLCSRHFLENNFHAIRGRSVLKKNAVPSLELNPKPEKEKARLCVKKQLAKETKKGEKKNLEKSTIPNKKTAPCEAKETKAVEKKNLSKCLVCQQPVAFMYEFLTDAHAHRAFALKKFICGHCLHEFESFSDMMSHVTSLGSAKEYVPDRSEVAPVPRMAPRREYPCPQCNAVFGTTMARLYHEVTHTAVSEEDFCKQLKLKANVVDAYEESTTNRREKTAARKPLLAGRRRKILAADPSEICFDEPQEKRKSQSPEHEQETKKLCRANTPTGRKQLNTLSSLSPQRKQELVSIVYCNWCEQKFMSLRLLDKHYWSQHPNMDIPLDLAFEVGSGDVTPRLTPCSACAKRTACVKAIQKLLDEAVTDVETIP from the exons ATGGAAAAGAAATGTTGTGTCAAGAATTGCCGCACTAACTCGGGAAAAAATACCAAGGACATTTTATTCTTCAACTTTCCGAAAGCTCAGAATCAAAGGAAAGAGTGGGAAAAAGCCATAAACGTGAGATGTTTTAAATCTAATAATGCCACACTGCTGTGCTCCCGCCACTTCCTTGAAAACAACTTTCACGCGATTCGCGGTCGATCAGTgttgaaaaaaaatgcagtgccaTCCTTGGAATTAAATCCAAAGCCCGAGAAGGAGAAGGCACGGTTGTGTGTAAAGAAGCAACTGG CAAAAGAGACGAaaaagggagagaaaaagaaTTTGGAAAAGAGCACCATACCAAACAAAAAGA CAGCACCGTGTGAAGCAAAAGAGACGAAAGCGGTAGAGAAAAAGA acttgTCAAAATGTTTAGTTTGCCAGCAACCAGTTGCTTTCATGTACGAGTTTCTCACCGACGCTCACGCCCACAGAGCATTTGCCTTGAAGAAATTCATCTGTGGTCACTGCCTCCATGAGTTTGAGAGCTTCAGCGACATGATGTCGCATGTCACTAGCCTTGGATCGGCTAAGGAGTATGTGCCTGACAGAAGTGAAGTAGCACCAGTTCCTCGAATGGCTCCACGTCGAGAGTATCCTTGTCCACAGTGCAATGCTGTCTTTGGAACCACTATGGCAAGACTCTATCACGAAGTTACTCATACTGCTGTAAGTGAGGAAGATTTCTGCAAGCAGCTGAAGCTCAAGGCAAATGTTGTGGATGCATATGAGGAGAGTACTACCAATAGGCGTGAGAAGACTGCTGCCAGGAAGCCACTACTAGCGGGGAGACGACGTAAGATTCTTGCTGCTGATCCATCTGAAATCTGTTTTGATGAacctcaagagaaaagaaaatctcAGTCTCCTGAGCatgaacaagaaacaaaaaagctgtGCAGGGCAAACACCCCAACTGGTAGAAAGCAGTTGAATACCCTCAGTTCATTATCACCGCAGAGGAAACAGGAGCTTGTGTCAATAGTTTACTGTAATTGGTGTGAACAGAAATTCATGAGCCTAAGGCTTTTGGACAAGCACTATTGGTCTCAGCACCCAAACATGGACATCCCTTTGGACCTTGCTTTCGAGGTGGGCAGTGGGGATGTGACACCCAGACTGACACCATGCTCAGCGTGTGCTAAACGGACTGCATGTGTAAAAGCCATACAAAAATTGCTTGATGAAGCTGTAACTGATGTTGAAACAATACCCTGA
- the LOC126542825 gene encoding uncharacterized protein isoform X3, with protein sequence MEKKCCVKNCRTNSGKNTKDILFFNFPKAQNQRKEWEKAINVRCFKSNNATLLCSRHFLENNFHAIRGRSVLKKNAVPSLELNPKPEKEKARLCVKKQLAKETKKGEKKNLEKSTIPNKKNLSKCLVCQQPVAFMYEFLTDAHAHRAFALKKFICGHCLHEFESFSDMMSHVTSLGSAKEYVPDRSEVAPVPRMAPRREYPCPQCNAVFGTTMARLYHEVTHTAVSEEDFCKQLKLKANVVDAYEESTTNRREKTAARKPLLAGRRRKILAADPSEICFDEPQEKRKSQSPEHEQETKKLCRANTPTGRKQLNTLSSLSPQRKQELVSIVYCNWCEQKFMSLRLLDKHYWSQHPNMDIPLDLAFEVGSGDVTPRLTPCSACAKRTACVKAIQKLLDEAVTDVETIP encoded by the exons ATGGAAAAGAAATGTTGTGTCAAGAATTGCCGCACTAACTCGGGAAAAAATACCAAGGACATTTTATTCTTCAACTTTCCGAAAGCTCAGAATCAAAGGAAAGAGTGGGAAAAAGCCATAAACGTGAGATGTTTTAAATCTAATAATGCCACACTGCTGTGCTCCCGCCACTTCCTTGAAAACAACTTTCACGCGATTCGCGGTCGATCAGTgttgaaaaaaaatgcagtgccaTCCTTGGAATTAAATCCAAAGCCCGAGAAGGAGAAGGCACGGTTGTGTGTAAAGAAGCAACTGG CAAAAGAGACGAaaaagggagagaaaaagaaTTTGGAAAAGAGCACCATACCAAACAAAAAGA acttgTCAAAATGTTTAGTTTGCCAGCAACCAGTTGCTTTCATGTACGAGTTTCTCACCGACGCTCACGCCCACAGAGCATTTGCCTTGAAGAAATTCATCTGTGGTCACTGCCTCCATGAGTTTGAGAGCTTCAGCGACATGATGTCGCATGTCACTAGCCTTGGATCGGCTAAGGAGTATGTGCCTGACAGAAGTGAAGTAGCACCAGTTCCTCGAATGGCTCCACGTCGAGAGTATCCTTGTCCACAGTGCAATGCTGTCTTTGGAACCACTATGGCAAGACTCTATCACGAAGTTACTCATACTGCTGTAAGTGAGGAAGATTTCTGCAAGCAGCTGAAGCTCAAGGCAAATGTTGTGGATGCATATGAGGAGAGTACTACCAATAGGCGTGAGAAGACTGCTGCCAGGAAGCCACTACTAGCGGGGAGACGACGTAAGATTCTTGCTGCTGATCCATCTGAAATCTGTTTTGATGAacctcaagagaaaagaaaatctcAGTCTCCTGAGCatgaacaagaaacaaaaaagctgtGCAGGGCAAACACCCCAACTGGTAGAAAGCAGTTGAATACCCTCAGTTCATTATCACCGCAGAGGAAACAGGAGCTTGTGTCAATAGTTTACTGTAATTGGTGTGAACAGAAATTCATGAGCCTAAGGCTTTTGGACAAGCACTATTGGTCTCAGCACCCAAACATGGACATCCCTTTGGACCTTGCTTTCGAGGTGGGCAGTGGGGATGTGACACCCAGACTGACACCATGCTCAGCGTGTGCTAAACGGACTGCATGTGTAAAAGCCATACAAAAATTGCTTGATGAAGCTGTAACTGATGTTGAAACAATACCCTGA
- the LOC126542825 gene encoding uncharacterized protein isoform X2, with translation MEKKCCVKNCRTNSGKNTKDILFFNFPKAQNQRKEWEKAINVRCFKSNNATLLCSRHFLENNFHAIRGRSVLKKNAVPSLELNPKPEKEKARLCVKKQLAKETKKGEKKNLEKSTIPNKKTPCEAKETKAVEKKNLSKCLVCQQPVAFMYEFLTDAHAHRAFALKKFICGHCLHEFESFSDMMSHVTSLGSAKEYVPDRSEVAPVPRMAPRREYPCPQCNAVFGTTMARLYHEVTHTAVSEEDFCKQLKLKANVVDAYEESTTNRREKTAARKPLLAGRRRKILAADPSEICFDEPQEKRKSQSPEHEQETKKLCRANTPTGRKQLNTLSSLSPQRKQELVSIVYCNWCEQKFMSLRLLDKHYWSQHPNMDIPLDLAFEVGSGDVTPRLTPCSACAKRTACVKAIQKLLDEAVTDVETIP, from the exons ATGGAAAAGAAATGTTGTGTCAAGAATTGCCGCACTAACTCGGGAAAAAATACCAAGGACATTTTATTCTTCAACTTTCCGAAAGCTCAGAATCAAAGGAAAGAGTGGGAAAAAGCCATAAACGTGAGATGTTTTAAATCTAATAATGCCACACTGCTGTGCTCCCGCCACTTCCTTGAAAACAACTTTCACGCGATTCGCGGTCGATCAGTgttgaaaaaaaatgcagtgccaTCCTTGGAATTAAATCCAAAGCCCGAGAAGGAGAAGGCACGGTTGTGTGTAAAGAAGCAACTGG CAAAAGAGACGAaaaagggagagaaaaagaaTTTGGAAAAGAGCACCATACCAAACAAAAAGA CACCGTGTGAAGCAAAAGAGACGAAAGCGGTAGAGAAAAAGA acttgTCAAAATGTTTAGTTTGCCAGCAACCAGTTGCTTTCATGTACGAGTTTCTCACCGACGCTCACGCCCACAGAGCATTTGCCTTGAAGAAATTCATCTGTGGTCACTGCCTCCATGAGTTTGAGAGCTTCAGCGACATGATGTCGCATGTCACTAGCCTTGGATCGGCTAAGGAGTATGTGCCTGACAGAAGTGAAGTAGCACCAGTTCCTCGAATGGCTCCACGTCGAGAGTATCCTTGTCCACAGTGCAATGCTGTCTTTGGAACCACTATGGCAAGACTCTATCACGAAGTTACTCATACTGCTGTAAGTGAGGAAGATTTCTGCAAGCAGCTGAAGCTCAAGGCAAATGTTGTGGATGCATATGAGGAGAGTACTACCAATAGGCGTGAGAAGACTGCTGCCAGGAAGCCACTACTAGCGGGGAGACGACGTAAGATTCTTGCTGCTGATCCATCTGAAATCTGTTTTGATGAacctcaagagaaaagaaaatctcAGTCTCCTGAGCatgaacaagaaacaaaaaagctgtGCAGGGCAAACACCCCAACTGGTAGAAAGCAGTTGAATACCCTCAGTTCATTATCACCGCAGAGGAAACAGGAGCTTGTGTCAATAGTTTACTGTAATTGGTGTGAACAGAAATTCATGAGCCTAAGGCTTTTGGACAAGCACTATTGGTCTCAGCACCCAAACATGGACATCCCTTTGGACCTTGCTTTCGAGGTGGGCAGTGGGGATGTGACACCCAGACTGACACCATGCTCAGCGTGTGCTAAACGGACTGCATGTGTAAAAGCCATACAAAAATTGCTTGATGAAGCTGTAACTGATGTTGAAACAATACCCTGA